From the genome of Streptomyces sp. JH34:
TGAAGCGGATGAACTTCTCGACCGAGGAGAGCTTCTTGACGCCGTTGGGGCTGATCCAGAAGCCGATGAGGGTGAACGAGCGCAGGATGGTCGGCTTCTCGTGGGCGGCGCCCGGTGCGAGCGGCCAGCCGCCGATCTCGGTGTGCCCGGCAGCCTTCGCCGGGACCTTGGCCAGGGCGGAGGACATCGCGGACTGGATGGCCGCCGCCTCCGTGTTGTACTGCGTGGTCATCGAGTCGGAGGTCAGCCCCTGCGCCTTGTCGGCGAAGACGCCCGCGTCCCGGAGCGTCACGAAGTAGTCGATGCCCGCGCGGGCGCCCCGGCTCCCGCTGAAGTCCCCGGTCGTGTAGACCTGCCGGGCCTCCTCCGGGGTGAGGAAGGTCTGGATGATCTGGGCGAGCAGCTTCTGCCCCGTCCAGTCGTTGCCGCCGACGGTCACCGGTGCGATGCCCTTGGCCCGCAGCTTCCGCGCGGCACCGATGAGCTGGTCCCCGGTGGTGGGGATCGCGCCGACACCGGCGCGGTCGAGCAGGTGGGTGTTGAAGGCGACCGGCCAGTTGGCGGCGAAGTAGGGGAAGGCGCGGATCCGGCCCTCGTCGTCGGTCCACTCGGTGAGCGCGGCGGGCAGGACGCGCTCGCGCAGGCCCCAGTCGTCGAGGTAGCCCTTGACGTCGACGGTGGCGCCGACGTCGGTCCAGGCGAGCGTCTTGTCGTACAGGTTGACCATGACCACGTCCGGCTCCTTACGGGCCAGCCGCGAGGTCTCGTAGACCTGGGGGAGGTCGTCGCCGTTGACGAGGTTCTTCACCCGGAGACCCGGGTTCTCCTTCTCGAAGTCCTTCACGGCGGCGGTGTACGTGGGCGAGCCCGGCGCGGTCGTGCCGAGCTGGGTGTGGACGACGAGCGTGCCGGGGTCGGAATCGGCCGAGGCGAGCGTGGAACAGCCGGACATTGCGGGCAGCGCGGTAGCGGCGGCGAGGCCGGAACCAGCGGCAAGGAAACCGCGCCGACTCAGGGGTGAGCGCACAGCGGGATGTCTCCAACCAGGACGTTAACCGGAGTGGTTAATCGATGTACCAGCGGGTTGCGAGAAACTTAGGGGTGGGGGGAGGAATGGTCAACCCCCGGTTGCGCATGCTGGAAGAGCCGACATTTCGGGCGGGCTGTGCCGGTCGTGTCGTGCGGGCTCGGCCGGGCCGTGTTCTGTGTGCTGCGGGCCTGGTCGGCTGCGCTCCGTCCGATGCGGGCCCGATCGGGGCGTGGTGAGCGGTTCAGACGGCCACGAGGCGTACGCGGTCCCCGCAGAGCTTCGCCATGTCGTCGAGGTCCGAGGTCAGTATCACGACGGGGCGTTGCTGTCGCAGTGCCAGGTCGGCGACCACGGCGTCGATGGCGTACTTGTGGCCGTGAAGGCCGGTGTTCAGCAAAAGCGCCGAGGCCGCCTTGGCCTCCTCGTCACCGATGTGCGCGATGCGCATCCCCGACAGGGCCCAGGCGAGTCGTGCCTTGTCGGTCCTCCGGTGCGTGGCTTCGACGGTCGTCAAGGCGCTGATGACGACTTCCATCCCCCGGCGTCGGGCTTCGGCGACAAGAGCCACCACCGGCTCCCGGTCGTCGACGAAAGCCGAAAGTCCCTCGCTGTCCAGCACCAGGGTGCCGTCGTGGGTCAACTTGCGGCGGGCCACTGCCCCTCCTCGGCGAACGCCTCGTCGAAGACCTGGCGGGCGCGCGCCTGTTCCTGCTCGGAGACGTGGCCGTGCCGGCGTTCGTAGTCGGCCAGGTACTCGTCGAGAATCTGACCGCGTAGCTCCCGCTCCACCGCCGCCGCGACGAAGGCGGAGAACTCGCGTTTCCCCACCCGCTTGCGGATGGCCTCGGCAGTGCCCTCGGGGAGTGAGAGGCTCACCCTTGTCGCAGGGCCCTCGCCGATCTGGTACGAGTCATCGCTCACCCCCGTAGATTATCAAATGAGTGTGAAAGGGCTCGGCCGTGTGCGTCCTGAGGGTGACGCGGCCGGTGACTCCTGCCTCGGCACCCACCCCTTGCGCGGGCTGGAACCGGCCGGTTTCCCGGGGGCCTGGTCAGCCTCCGGCGGCCGGCCGCCCTACGGTGTCCTGCGCACCGACGGACGCGAGCACCGACTCGGCCAGATCGGCGACCGCGTGCCCCGCGCCCGTGTCGATGCGGTCCAGGCCCAGTCCGTCGACGGCGTCGATCATGAGCCTCTGGTAGCGCTCCGTCCTGGCCAGGAACGCGTCCATCAGGAGCTGTTCCCGCGTCGTCGCGGTGTCGTAGTGCCCGGTGGCGTGCACCCGTGCGCGCAGAACCGTGACGTCGGCGGTGAGCCATACGGCGGCCGTGTGCCGGACCTTCAGCCCGGCGACGGGCACCGGCCGAAGCGCCGAGCCCTCCAGGACCAGGCCCGTCCCGGCGCCGCCACCGGTGGCGGTGGTCGTGATCAGCTCCTCGATGCGGGGCCACAGCCGCTCGTAGTGGTCGAGGACGGACCGGATCAGCTCGTCGACCGTGAGGGTCCCGTAGTGCTCGGCGACGTGCGCCGGCACCTCCCGCTCCGGCGTCCGCCAGGGCCTGCCCGGGTGCCGGGCCAGGCTGTCGGTCGACAGGCAGTCGAAGCCGAGCCTGTCCGCCACTGCCTGGGCGACGGCCGACTTCCCGACGTTCGACGTGCCCCCGATCAGGACCACTCGCACACCATGCATGCCCGCGACCCTAGCCGGGGCGGGGCGCGCGGCTCAGGCGGAGAGGCCCCCGGCCTTGACGGCGGCGACGAAGGACGACCAGCCTGCGGCCGGTATCAACAGGGCCGGCCCCTGCGGCGACTTGGAGTCGCGGACGGGTACACCGGAGGGGTAGCCGTCCAGGACCTCCAGGCAGCTGCCGCCTTCGCTGTTGCTGTAGGAGGACTTACGCCAGCCGGCCTGCTCGGAGATGTTCGGGATGATTCGGTCGGTCATCGGCTTCCGTAATCCTTCGCTGTCGTCCTCAGCAGGGCCAGCGACTCCTTCAGGGGCAGAGCGTCGCTCAGGGCGAGAGCGTAGCGGCTCTGCAACTCCTGAACCACGGACGGGGAATCGTGCACCCTTCCCATGCGCAAGCCCTCGCTGTACGCAACAGGAGGCTGATCCTCGAAGGTCATCAGGGTGAGCATGCCGTCCATCAGAGGGTGGAACCCCAGGGTGAACGGCATCACGTGTACACGCACGCGCCCCGCCTGCACCAACTCGACCAGATGCAGAATCTGCTTCGCCATGACATCAGGCCCGCCCACCGACCTGCGCAGTACGGCTTCGTCGAGCAGTACCCAAACTGCCGGATTCGACGGATTGTCGAGCACTCCTGCCCGCTCGAGCCGTGTGACAACGAGCCTGTCACATTCCTCTTCACTCACCGGAGGGAAGGAGGTGCCGAGGATCGCACGCGCGTACCTTTCCGTCTGGAGGATGCCTGGAATGTATGACAGCGCGAACTCGCGGATCGTCAGTGCCTGTTGTTCGAGCACAAGGGCCGCTTCGAAGTAGTCGGCGACCGCAGCGTCGTCGTCCGGCAGGAAGCTGCTCAGTACGTTTCCGGTGTTCAGCGCCGTGTCCAGCCGGCGTGCGTCCTCTTTCGACGGCACGCGACGCCCCGCCTCGATGTGCGCAATGTGCGAACGGGTCATCACCGCCGCGTCCGCCAGTTCCTGCTGGGTGAGCCCGGCCGCCCGACGCGTTTCCTTGAGCCATTCCCCATAGGTGTTACTCAACGTCGACTCCCATGTGACGAATGATTTGTCACCAACGACCCCCTGGCGAGCCTAGTCCCGGTCGTCCCACTCTGTGAACGGATCGCTACTCAGCGACAGATGGCCAGGTCCCGGCCCCAGGGCACGACCACGCGGCCATCACCCACCCATGCGACGGAGTCGACGACGTGCTGCACTGCGCCATCCGCATCCTCGAGACGCTGCTGCGTCTCCTTCAACCGGTCCCGCCGGTCCCGGCGGACTTCCGGATGCCTTCTCCTGCCGGGCCTGTGTCGTCCGAGTCGTTGCCGGAGCGGCCGCTATGGCTCGCCATGTACGGCATCGACATCAGGCACTGCCCGAGGTGCGGCATGGGGCGGATCGTATGACCGGTCGGATCCCCGACGCGGCACGACTGCTGCCGTGGGCCGGCCCGGAGGGCAAGCCCTGCTATGTCATCGGCGACGGGACGGGGCACCTCTCCCGGATCGCGAACGACATCGAGAGCGTCCAGCTCGCCATGGCTGCCGAATTGCTCGACCATGCGGCCGACATGCTCGACGACCGGCAGGTGACCGCAGCGCAACTCCGTTACGTGGTGGCGCGCCTGGCCGAGTCGCTGCACGACGTGCACCGGATCGCCCGGAGCCGGGGTGAACGACTCGCGGCTCCGAGTGCCGGCCCCCAGGGCTGAGCGGGCGACCGCTCTCAGGCGTCGAGTACCGCTGCGACCGCTTCGATCTCCACGAGCTGGTCGTGGTACCCGAGGACCGTGACGCCCAGCAGTGTGCTCGGGGCGTCGTGGTCGCCGAAGCCTGACCGGACCACGCCCCAGGCGGTCACCAGGTCCTCCTGCCGCGAGGACGCGACGAGTACCCGCGTACTGATGACGTCCTCCAGCGAGGCGCCCGCGTCGGCGAGGGCGGTGCGCATGTTCTCGAACGCCTTCTCCGCCTGGCCCGCGTAGTCGCCCACCGCTGCCGTCGAACCGTCCTCGTTCAGCGGGCATGCGCCGGCGAGGAAGATCAGCCGGGCGTCGGCGGGGGCGGTGGCGGCGTAGGCGTACTCGGCCACGTCGGACAATGAGGCGGATCTGATGAGTGTGACGGCGCGGGGCATGGGTGTTCCGACCTTCGAAGAGGGGAGCGAGGGGCGCTCCATCCTCACAGGGCGCAGCCGTCACCGCCTCGTTTTTTCACGCCCGTTGGCCAGGGGCGGGCCTCTTCAGAGGGTGGCCGCGGCGACGTTAGTCTGAGGATCATGCCGGACGACTCCCCTCTCATACAGAGCCTGCGTGCCGCGGTTTCCGCCGTACCCGCCGATGTGCCCCTGCGACTGCACCTGGCCCAGCTCCTGCTGGAGGAGGGACGGTCCGATGACGCCGTTGCCGAGGCGGCCGTGGCCCTGCAGCACGTACCGGGCGACGCCCGGGCTCGGGCCCTGATGGCGCAGGCGATGGGCGCGGCGCCGCCGTCGCCGGCGGATCCCCCGCAGTCCGAGCAACGCCCGAGCCCGCGTGCCGGGTTCGACTGGAAGACCGCCGCGGAACAGGTCGGGGACGCCGTGCCGCCGCGGTTCGCCGAGACGCCCGCCCGCGCGGACGGGCAGGACGATTCCGCGGAGGCTGGCGCGTGGGACGTGGAGGAACCCGGCACCGTGCGACTGGCCGACGTCGGTGGCATGCAGGACGTCAAGGACCGTCTGGAGGCAGCCTTCCTCGCGCCTCTGCGCAACCCCGAGCTGCGCAAGCTGTACGGCAAGAGCCTTCGTGGCGGGCTGCTGCTGTACGGGCCGCCCGGCTGCGGCAAGACGTTCGTGGCGCGGGCAGTGGCCGGTGAGTTGGGCGCCGCCTTCCTCTCCGTGTCGGTGAACGACGTCCTCGACATGTGGATGGGCAACTCCGAACGCAACATGCACGAGATCTTCGAGACCGCCCGCCGCCAGGCGCCCTGCGTGGTCTTCCTGGACGAGCTGGACGCGCTCGGTGCCAAGCGCAGTCGTACCGCGCACAGCGGCATGCGCAACACGGTCAACCAACTGCTCAGCGAGTTGGACGGCATCGATTCGGCAGCGAACGAGGGCGTGTTCGTGCTGGCCGCCACCAACGTGCCCTGGGACGTGGACAACGCCCTGCGCCGCCCCGGACGCCTGGACCGGACGATCCTCGTCCTGCCGCCCGACAGAACCGCCCGGGAGGCGATCCTCCGCCACCACCTGCGGGAGAGGCCGATCGAGAACATCGACCTGAGCAAGCTGGCCAAGATCACCGACGGTCTGTCCGGCGCGGACCTGGCCCATCTCTGCGAGGCGGCGGCCGAGCGGGCACTGCTGGACTCGGTGCGCACCGGCACCGTACGCATGATCGGCATGAAGGACCTGCTGGCCGCGGCCGACGACGTGGTTCCGTCCGCGGAACCGTGGTTCGCCTCCGCACGCAACGTGGCGATGTTCGCCAACGAGGGCGGGATGTACGACGACCTGGTGGCCTACCTGAAGAAGAGGCGCAAGCTGTGACCGCGACCCTGCACCCCGCCGTGGAGCGGGCCGACCTGCTCATCGACCTGAAGCGGTACGAAGAGGCCAGGGAGCTGCTGACCCAGAGGCTCGCGGAGGACCCCGAGGACATCCGGGCCTGGGTCAAGCTGGCCCGCAGCCATCTCTGGGACGAGAAGGGCGGCGCGAAGGCACTGGAAGCCACCGAGCGGGCACTGGCCCTGAACGCCGAGGACACCGGGGCGCTCACGATTCACGCCCATGCCCTGCGGGCGTCGGGCCGCTTCCTGGAGACCGAGGGCGTGCTGCGCGACGTGATCCGGCTGGCCCCCGACCACTGGCACGGCTACGCGCTGCTTGCCAACTGGCTGTGGCGCATCAAGCTGATCCACTCCGGACAGGCCAACGGCGGCCAGGCACGGCGCGAGGACATGGAGGTCGGCCTGCGCGAGTCCGACGCACTCGTCCGGGAGGCCATCCGGCTGGGCCCCGAGGAGGCGTACGCCTACGAGGTGGCGTTGCTGATCGCCGACATGCTGGGCGACCGGGCAGCCGCTGACCAGTGGGAGCTGGTTCTCCTCCGGATCGACCCGCAGCATGAGGACGCCCTGACCCGGCAGGCGAAGAAGGCGGCGGCCGCCCCCGGCGTCATGGCGAAGGAGGCCGCCACCCTCTACGCCGACGCGCTGGCCTCCGCCCCCGGCTCGGAGCTGATGCAGCGCGGCCTGGACGACGCCTCCTACCGCCTGCTGCGCGGCGTCCGCTGGCTGGCTCTGCTCTGCCTGGTTTTCGCAGCCGTGGGTATCGACCTGTTCGAGACGGAGGGGGAGACCCAGCGGGAGCTGCCGCTCGTGCTCGGCCAGCGGCTGTGGGACCTCGTCCCCATGGCCGTCGTCTGGGTCCTGGGCGCACTGCTGCGCTACCGCCGCCTGCGCGCCGGTGTCCAGGTCAACCTGCGCTCGATCATCCGGCGACGCACGTGGCCCCGCATCGTCCTGGGCCAAGCGGCGTGGGTCATGCTCTGTGCGCTGTTGATCACCCAGATACCTTGGACGGAGCGCACGGTTCCGCTCGTACTGTTCTGGGCCGGCCTGGTGCCGACGGTGGCGACGATGTGGTTCGACCGGAGGAAGACCGGCTGAGCCGGACGGTAGCCCGAGGGGCCCCGGTGACCGCACGACTTCGCTCACACAGCCCGGGTTCAACTGTCCCGTCGTCCCGCCCGCCTGGTGAAGCGCCGTATCCCCCTTCGGGTGGGCGCGAGAGGCGTGTCCTCGGGGGCGACGACATGGTTCGGTGCCGCGGTCAGTGCTGCTGCCGCCGCAGGGGTGGGGGCCGGGGTCTCCGCGTACGGGCTGCCCCGTTCGATCCGGCTCCGGACGGCCTGGGCCATGGCGTGGTGGGACGGTTCCCGCAGCAGACCCTCCGCAGACAACTTCTCCCACATGTGGAGCAGTTCCTGCCCCCTGGTCGCCACCTGAGCCTGGTCCTGGAGCCGCTGCCACGCCGCGGTGGCACGGGCCACCTCGGGCACGGCCCGGTGCAGATCGCTGCCGCAGCGGATGCGCGCGACGGTCAACGCGAGTCCTGTGGAGGTCGAGTAGTCGCCGCGACGATAGGCGATGTACGCCTCGATCGCCCTGGCCTCCAGTGACAGTTCGTCCTCCGCGCCCCGGCGCAGCGTCAGATGCTCCCGCAGAGCGCCGGCGAGGACGAACGCGGCGTGCAGTTCCTCACGCTGAGCGTGCTGGATGATCCGCTCGACGCGGGCGAGCGGAGGAAACGCCTTCTCCTCGGCGGTGGTTCGCTCACGCCCGGGCGGCAGGTCCTCCTCCTCGCCGATGGTCCGACTGGAGCCGTCGGGATGCACCCGGAGCCGCGCCACCTGCCGCACGCTGCGGTCGATGACGGTCGCCGCCACCGGAGTCCCCAGGGTGCGGGCGAACATGGCCACTGCGTCGAGAATCGCCTCGTTGGGCGGGCGTGTGCCGCCCATCGTCAGGAGGTGGCCGTTGACCACCGTCGACCCGTCCTCCGCCACGTAGGCGTCGAGCCGGATGAGTGGCTGTGCGCTGAGGGCGGGGAGGTTCCCCGTGTCACGGGGCGTCAACGAGTGGGACATCCGCTCAGACACCGGACCGGAGCACACCGAGGGCGGCTGTGGAACAAGGCGATGCAGTCGCTTGTCCGGGCCACGGAACGTGGACCATATGGTTCGCCTCCGAGGTACGTGCCCGCGTGCGTGACGTCATTCTAATAGATGATCAGGTCAACGGTCCGGGCGGATGCCAGGCCGGTCCGGGTGGGACCGCTCGGCACGCGTCCGGCCGGTCAGCTCTGCCGCAGCGCGAACCACAGCTCCGTCCGTACGTCCATGTCGTCCAGGTCCGTGTCCAGCAGTGCCGCGCACCGGGCGATGCGCTGGCGGACCGTGTTGCGGTGGACCTTGAGCGCGACCGACGTGCGGTCCCAGCTGCCGTGGAGGCTCAGCCAGCAGCGCAGGGTCTCGGCCAGGGGGTCGGTGAGCGGGGCCAGCAGGGCGCGGGCGTGGGCCTCGGCGCGGTCGGCCGGGACCAGTGCGGCCAGGCCTCCGGCGCCGGGACGGTGCGTGGCGAGGGGAGTGCGGGTCGCCTCGGCGTGGCCCAGGGCGCGGGACGCCTGGATGTCGGCGTCGGGCAGGGCGGTGACCGGGGCGGGGCCGGAGACGCCGAGGGTCCAGCCGGGCTGGGCGGCCACCGCCCCGTGACGGCCGGGGAGCAGGACGCGTACGGTGTCGCGGTCCACCTCCGACAACGCCGAACCCAGCGCCGTGCCGAGGGCCCCGGCGTTCAGCGCGTCGGCCGCCGATCCGTCGGTCCGCCGGGCATGGACCACCCTCCAGTCGTCGCCGTCCCCGTCGCCCAGTAGTGGGGCCACGTCCTGCGGGGCCGCGCCCAGCAGGAGACGTACGAGTGCGGCCGAACGGCCCGCCGCGTCGGCGCCCTGGTGCGGGGCGGTGAGCAGGGACAGCAGCACCACGGCGATCCCCGCGACGGTGTGGTCACCGGAGTCGCGGCGGGGCGTCGCCAGGGCGAGGACCAGTCCCTGGCCTCCGCCGAGGGCGTAGGCGAACAGATGGGTGTCGCCCCGGGTGTCGGTCGCGGACGACGGGCTCGGTTTCCGGGAGGGGGAGGAGGGCGTCCCGGGCAGGGCTGCCGGTGCCACGACCCGGGCCAGCCGGGCCAGTGCCGCCCGCACGTCCGGGGCCGGGTGCCCGCCCGCCGCGTGCAGCACCCCGCCGTCCGCCGTGAGGAGCGCGACCCGGCCCTCCAACTGCACGGCGAGCTGCCGCAGCACCGCCGGTACCGGATCGGGGCGGGCCGCCGCCGTCGCCAGGGCCTGCTGCGCCCGGGTCACCCGGCGCAGCTCGCGGTGCCGCGCCTCCGCCATGAGCCGCCAGACCGCCCGGGCGATCGCGGTGAAGCGGGTCTCGGGCGGCACCTCGACCAGGGGCAGGCCGTGGTGCTCGCACGCCTCCACCAGGGCGGCCGGCACCGTGTCGTGCACCGGGGCCACCCCGAAGCCGAGCGCCGAGGCCCCCGCCTGGACGAGCCGGGCGACGTAGGTGTCCGCGTCCGCCAGCTGTACCCCTGCCGTCAGCAGTAGTTCACCGCCGAGCAGGTACGGATACGGGTCGGCCATCTCCGAGGTGTGCACCCACAGCAGGTCCGCGTGTGCCGGGCCGGCGATGAGGCGCAGGCCGAGTTCCTCCCGGGCCAGCAGTTCGGCCAGCGGGATGGGAGGGGTGGGGGGCCCGGCGGGGGAGTCCGGCATGGATGTTCCATCCACTCATGGGGTCGAGGATGGAGGAAACGTACACTTCAGCGTCGGCTTCCGGCCACCTACCGTCTCCATCACCACATCCGGCCCCTGAGCGGAAAACGAGACGGAGGAAGCCCATGGCTGTCGACTACGCGGTGATCGTCGTCTATCTGGCCGGCATGCTCGCCATGGGCTGGTGGGGCATGCGCCGCGCCAGGTCCAAGAGTGAGTTCCTGGTCGCCGGACGGCGGCTCGGCCCCTGGATGTACTCCGGCACCATGGCCGCGATCGTCCTCGGCGGAGCCTCGACGATCGGCGGCGTGGGCCTCGGCTACCAGTACGGGCTCTCCGGCGCCTGGATGGTCTTCACCATCGGCCTCGGACTGCTCGCCCTGTCCGTCTTCTTCTCGGCCCGCATCGCGCGGCTGAAGGTCTACACCGTCTCCGAGATGCTCGACCTGCGCTACGGCGGCCGGGCCGGTGTCATCTCCGGGGTCGTCATGTGGGCGTACACGCTGATGCTCGCGGTTACCTCGACCATCGCCTACGCCACGATCTTCGACGTCCTGTTCGACGTGAACCGGACCGTCGCGATCATCCTGGGCGGCGCCATCGTCGTCGCGTACTCGACGCTCGGCGGCATGTGGTCGATCACGATCACCGACATGGTGCAGTTCGTCGTCAAGACGATCGGCGTGCTGCTCCTGCTCCTGCCGATCGCCGTCGTCAAGGCCGGCGGCTTCAGCGAGATGAAGGCGAAGCTGCCCACCGAGTACTTCGACCCGCTGGGCATCGGCGGCGAGACGATCTTCACGTACGTCCTGATCTACACCTTCGGCATGCTCATCGGCCAGGACATCTGGCAGCGCGTGTTCACCGCCCGCAGCGACAGCACGGCCCGCTGGGGCGGGACCGTCGCCGGCACCTACTGTCTGGTGTACGCCCTCGCAGGCGCCGTCATAGGTACCGCGGCCAAGGTGATGTACCCGAAGCTGCCCAGCGCCGACGCCGCGTTCGCGACGATCGTGAAGGACGAACTGCCGGTCGGTGTGCGGGGCCTGGTGCTGGCCGCCGCGCTCGCCGCGGTGATGTCGACCTCCTCCGGCGCGCTCATCGCCTGCGCGACCGTCGCCAACAACGACATCTGGTCGCGGCTGAGGGGCGCGGTCGCCAAGGAGGGCGGCGGGGAACGGGACGAGGTGAAGGGCAACCGTGCCTTCATCCTCCTCATGGGCGTCGCCGTCATCGTGATCGCCATCGCGCTCAACAACGTCGTCGAGGCACTGACCGTCGCCTACAACCTGCTGGTCGGCGGGCTGCTTGTGCCGATCCTCGGCGGTCTGCTCTGGCGCCGGGGCACGGCGGCGGGCGCCCTCGCCGCGGTCGCGGTCGGCGGTGCTTCAGTGATCGGGCTGATGGCGGGATACGGGATCCTCGCCAACGAGCCGGTCTACTACGGACTGCTCGCCTCGCTCGCGGTGTACGTCGTCGTCTCGCTGGCGACGAAGCCGACCGACCCCGCCGTGCTGACCGCCTGGCGCGAGCGGCTGGCAGGACGCGGGACCGAGGATCCGGCGACCCCGGATCCGGTCACCGTCTGACCCAACCCGATCGAAACAGGCGTCCGAACGGGCCCTGGCAGACTGAATACCGTATGAACGCCCACAAGGCGTGCATGACCGAACGAAAGGCACCCTCACCCATGAGCAGCAACGAGACGCCGCGCGGCCCCGTCGACTCCTCCCGCGTCCCGCGGTACGCCGGACCCGCGACGTTCGCCCGGCTGCCACGGCTCGACGAGGTCGGCTCCACCGACGTCGCCGTCGTCGGCGTACCTTTCGACACCGGCGTCTCCTACCGCCCGGGTGCCCGCTTCGGCGGCAACGCGATCCGCGAGGCCTCCCGCCTCCTGCGCCCCTACAACCCGGCGCAGGACGCCTCGCCCTTCGCCCTCGCCCAGGTCGCCGACGCGGGTGACATCGCCGTGAACCCCTTCGACATCAACGAGGCCGTCGAGACCGTCGAGGCCGCCGCCGACGACCTGCTCTCCACCGGCGCCCGGCTGATGACACTCGGCGGCGACCACACCATCGCGCTGCCCCTGCTGCGTTCGGTCGCCAAGAAGCACGGCCCCGTCGCCCTGCTGCACTTCGACGCCCACCTGGACACCTGGGACACCTACTTCGGCGCGGAGTACACCCACGGCACCCCGTTCCGCCGCGCCGTCGAGGAGGGCATCCTCGACACCGAGGCGCTGTCCCACGTCGGCACCCGTGGCCCGCTGTACGGCAAGCAGGACCTCACCGACGACGCCAAGCTGGGCTTCGGCATCGTCACGTCCGCCGACGTCATGCGCCGTGGCGTGGACGAGATCACCGACCAGCTGCGGCAGCGCATCGGCGACCGGCCGCTGTACATCTCCATCGACATCGACGTGCTCGACCCGGCGCACGCCCCCGGCACCGGCACCCCCGAGGCCGGCGGGCTCACCTCGCGCGAACTCCTGGAGATCGTGCGCGGGCTCTCCTCCTGCCGCCTCGTCTCGGCCGACCTGGTCGAGGTCGCCCCGGCGTACGATCACGCGGAGATCACTTCCGTCGCCGCCTCGCACACGGCGTACGAGCTGACGACGATCATGTCCCGCCAGATCGCGGAGGGCCGCACCCAGTGAGCCACGACCACGACGACCGGCCGCAGCTCACCGCCGCGCAGGCCGAGGCGGCCCTGCGGCCCCCGGCCGGACGCAACGGCGGCGACCTGGTCGTCGAGACCCTCCAGGGCCTCGGCGCCACCACCGTCTTCGGGCTGCCCGGCCAGCACGCGCTCGGCATGTTCGACGCGCTGCGCCGCTCCTCGCTGTCGTACGTCGGGCTGCGCGTCGAGAACAACGCGGGCTTCGCCGCCGACGCCTACGGCCGGATCACCGGTGAGGTGGCGCCCCTGCTGCTGTCCACCGGTCCCGGCGCCCTGACCTCCCTGGCGGCGCTCCAGGAAGCGGCCGCCGCGTCGGCGCCCGTGCTGGCGATCTCCAGCCAGGTCCCCACCGCCGGGC
Proteins encoded in this window:
- a CDS encoding sodium:solute symporter — protein: MAVDYAVIVVYLAGMLAMGWWGMRRARSKSEFLVAGRRLGPWMYSGTMAAIVLGGASTIGGVGLGYQYGLSGAWMVFTIGLGLLALSVFFSARIARLKVYTVSEMLDLRYGGRAGVISGVVMWAYTLMLAVTSTIAYATIFDVLFDVNRTVAIILGGAIVVAYSTLGGMWSITITDMVQFVVKTIGVLLLLLPIAVVKAGGFSEMKAKLPTEYFDPLGIGGETIFTYVLIYTFGMLIGQDIWQRVFTARSDSTARWGGTVAGTYCLVYALAGAVIGTAAKVMYPKLPSADAAFATIVKDELPVGVRGLVLAAALAAVMSTSSGALIACATVANNDIWSRLRGAVAKEGGGERDEVKGNRAFILLMGVAVIVIAIALNNVVEALTVAYNLLVGGLLVPILGGLLWRRGTAAGALAAVAVGGASVIGLMAGYGILANEPVYYGLLASLAVYVVVSLATKPTDPAVLTAWRERLAGRGTEDPATPDPVTV
- the speB gene encoding agmatinase; translated protein: MSSNETPRGPVDSSRVPRYAGPATFARLPRLDEVGSTDVAVVGVPFDTGVSYRPGARFGGNAIREASRLLRPYNPAQDASPFALAQVADAGDIAVNPFDINEAVETVEAAADDLLSTGARLMTLGGDHTIALPLLRSVAKKHGPVALLHFDAHLDTWDTYFGAEYTHGTPFRRAVEEGILDTEALSHVGTRGPLYGKQDLTDDAKLGFGIVTSADVMRRGVDEITDQLRQRIGDRPLYISIDIDVLDPAHAPGTGTPEAGGLTSRELLEIVRGLSSCRLVSADLVEVAPAYDHAEITSVAASHTAYELTTIMSRQIAEGRTQ